A single region of the Pyricularia oryzae 70-15 chromosome 4, whole genome shotgun sequence genome encodes:
- a CDS encoding 40S ribosomal protein S20, giving the protein MSYNKDKDFGGEAPKTHKIRITLTSRKVQSLEKVCTELIERAKSKDLRVKGPVRLPTKTLKITTRKTPCGEGSKTWDCYEMRIHKRLIDLNAPTEIVKQIIVNIEAGVEVEVTIAA; this is encoded by the exons atgtcgtacaacaaggacaaggacttCGGCGGCGAGGCCCCC AAGACTCACAAGATCCGCATCACCCTGACCTCGCGCAAGGTCCAGTCCCTCGAGAAGGTCTGCACCGAGCTCATCGAGCGCGCCAAGTCCAAGGACCTGCGCGTCAAGGGCCCCGTCCGCCTGCCCACCAAGACCCTCAAGATCACCACCCGCAAGACCCCTTGCGGTGAGGGTTCCAAGACCTGGGACTGCTACGAGATGCGCATCCACAAGCGCCTCATCGACCTCAACGCCCCTACCGAGATCGTCAAGCAGATCATCGTCAACATCGAGGCCGGCGTCGAGGTTGAGGTCACCATTGCCGCTTAA
- a CDS encoding CCCH zinc finger domain-containing protein, with translation MTLCKFFQQGYCKNGNNCRFEHPNANSNRFSAFGGGGGASNNRNTKELPFNLSKETIQLDLTTEKPQWILSSYGPGRDAPEQLFGGFPREQSFEEVRLVYEEGVLMGNPQGALSQIEGIYRDADNQIQNALQNLDGAVEYIISAQNKNPNRLSVVQNNTNGTFAVGRQQQTNNPFGAPKPFGAAAGGTPGGFGQPSAASTGGFGQPSTLGQTPSPFGAPAFGQPAKPAGGFGQPSTLGSGQGAFGQPSALGGTPSAFGQPSTLGGTPSAFGQASALGQKPSPFGTPAFGQASQPSAAAPSGFGQPSAAAAPAFGQPSQPAPAFGSATPMGGNSGFGQPSTLGQKPNPFGAPSTTNGNAFGAGNTGPSPFGQTNNASPFAQAASTNSAPNAFGQPSKLNSGFGQASASPFGQAPSAGPFGAPPAQPSSAPEQSMDMSGPPATPAATSAPFAQPPAAANNNPFGQPSQPASNPFGQAPAASNPFGAAQPAAASAPDGPSPYAPGATRQHPAASSYITKNPNGTLNTFKGKSVSYETPKAGAAETAPFPAIRNFDGSVTRIWNPNGPPTYYSDTEAAPEAYDAATRAAWEPFINTGRFQNATIPEVPPLREWCTWDF, from the exons ATGACCCTGTGCAAATTCTTTCAGCAGGGATACTGCAAAAACGGCA ATAACTGCAGGTTTGAGCACCCAAATGCAAACAGCAATCGTTTCTCCgcctttggcggcggcggcggcgcatcAAATAACCGCAACACCAAAG AGCTACCATTCAACCTGAGCAAAGAAACGATACAGTTAGACCTGACTACAGAGAAGCCTCAATGGATTCTGTCGTCTTACGGACCCGGCCGGGACGCGCCAGAGCAGCTGTTTGGCGGCTTTCCCCGCGAACAAAGCTTTGAGGAGGTCCGCCTGGTATACGAGGAGGGTGTCCTGATGGGAAATCCCCAGGGCGCG CTTAGCCAGATCGAGGGCATCTACCGAGATGCCGACAACCAGATTCAGAACGCGCTCCAAAACCTAGACGGCGCGGTTGAATACATAATAAGCGCCCAAAACAAGAATCCCAATAGGCTATCAGTCGTGCAAAACAACACCAATGGCACATTTGCTGTTGGCAGACAGCAGCAAACAAATAACCCATTCGGAGCACCCAAACCTTTCGGAGCTGCGGCCGGAGGCACACCGGGGGGTTTTGGACAGCCATCGGCAGCTTCGACCGGGGGCTTTGGTCAGCCATCAACGCTTGGTCAGACTCCGAGCCCTTTTGGAGCACCTGCTTTTGGGCAACCTGCGAAGCCTGCAGGAGGCTTTGGTCAGCCTTCTACCCTTGGCAGCGGCCAGGGCGCCTTCGGACAACCTTCGGCTTTGGGAGGGACGCCCAGCGCGTTCGGGCAGCCTTCAACACTGGGAGGGACCCCGAGCGCCTTTGGTCAAGCATCTGCCTTGGGACAAAAGCCTAGTCCGTTCGGCACGCCAGCGTTTGGGCAAGCCTCGCAACCGTCTGCTGCTGCCCCTTCTGGATTTGGTCAGCCGTCGGCcgctgccgcgccggcgtTTGGACAACCGTCACAGCCTGCACCTGCATTCGGGTCGGCAACGCCTATGGGTGGCAACTCTGGATTCGGCCAACCGTCGACCCTTGGACAGAAACCAAATCCATTCGGCGCACCGTCGACCACAAACGGGAACGCATTTGGGGCGGGCAACAcaggcccaagcccgttCGGACAAACCAACAATGCAAGTCCGTTTGCCCAGGCAGCCTCGACCAACTCGGCACCGAATGCTTTCGGTCAGCCCTCCAAACTAAACTCTGGTTTTGGCCAGGCCTCAGCTTCACCCTTTGGCCAGGCCCCTTCGGCTGGACCTTTTGGAGCCCCACCAGCGCAGCCCTCCTCCGCTCCTGAACAGTCGATGGACATGTCTGGACCGCCGGCAACACCAGCAGCAACTTCAGCGCCTTTTGCTCAGCCACCTGCCGCTGCAAACAACAATCCCTTTGGACAGCCTTCGCAGCCAGCATCCAATCCATTTGGACAAGCGCCTGCCGCCAGCAACCCTTTTGGTGCTGCACAACCCGCCGCGGCAAGTGCGCCAGACGGGCCATCACCCTATGCTCCCGGAGCTACGCGTCAGCATCCTGCCGCGTCGTCATATATTACCAAAAATCCAAATGGAACTTTGAACACGTTCAAAGGCAAGAGCGTGTCTTATGAGACCCCGAAGGCGGGAGCCGCCGAGACAGCGCCATTCCCAGCAATCCGGAACTTTGATGGCAGTGTGACGCGGATATGGAACCCCAATGGACCGCCCACGTACTACAGCGATACTGAGGCCGCACCCGAGGCGTACGATGCCGCCACAAGAGCTGCGTGGGAGCCATTTATCAACACGGGACGTTTCCAGAACGCGACGATCCCGGAAGTGCCGCCGCTTAGGGAATGGTGTACTTGGGATTTTTAG
- a CDS encoding beta-1,6-galactanase: MVRLGYLLALVGVASAAPASEPVSVKPRQAAWPNTPFHVDGRWTKDASNNTVTFAGINWPGHGEVMIPEGLQYQSIEFIASKIKSIGMNAVRLTFAIEMVDQIYDNGGTDIPLDKAFTQGLGQDNGTKILNQFLAKNPQFTAKSTRLQVYDAVAAELARQQIHIVLDNHISTGKWCCGADDGNAFWGDTQFSADLWVRGLEYMAKHGKKWQALTSMSLRNEPRTPAAGSPALNNYNWQSWYEYMKRGANAVHAANADVLVFLSGLNYDTYMTPVVRGEALTPGTGKFSFDDFPNWGRDKLVVELHNYENSQGDCTNLQNNLYNNGFQALTDPSVTTFPVMLTEYGFNMMDNSWQSVYATCIAQYMPAQKASFFIWVVAGSYYTRQGTQDFEESWGVLNHDWSDWRNPTYVEQQLVPQIKATLA, translated from the exons ATGGTCAGACTCGGCTACCTTCTCGCCTTAGTTGGCGTTGCCTCTGCCGCGCCGGCTTCTGAGCCCGTCTCCGTCAAGCCTCGCCAGGCGGCCTGGCCCAACACGCCCTTCCACGTGGATGGCCGCTGGACCAAGGATGCCTCGAACAACACCGTCACCTTTGCCGGCATCAACTGGCCCGGTCACGGCGAGGTTATGATCCCCGAGGGTCTGCAGTACCAGAGCATCGAGTTTATCGCCTCCAAGATCAAGAGCATCGGCATGAACGCTGTCCGCTTGACATTTGCTATCGAAATGGTTGATCAGATCTACGACAATGGCGGAACTGACATCCCCCTCGACAAGGCCTTTACCCAGGGTCTTGGTCAGGATAACGGCACCAAAATTCTGAACCAGTTCCTCGCCAAAAACCCTCAATTCACAGCCAAGTCAACTCGTCTTCAA GTCTACGATGCCGTGGCAGCCGAGTTGGCCCGCCAGCAGATCCACATCGTGCTGGACAACCACATTTCGACCGGCAAGTGGTGCTGCGGTGCCGACGACGGCAACGCATTCTGGGGCGACACCCAGTTCAGCGCCGACCTCTGGGTCCGCGGCCTCGAATACATGGCCAAGCACGGCAAGAAGTGGCAGGCGCTGACCTCCATGTCGCTGCGCAACGAGCCGCGCACGCCCGCCGCAGGCAGCCCCGCCTTGAACAACTACAACTGGCAGTCGTGGTACGAGTACATGAAGCGCGGCGCCAACGCCGTGCACGCCGCAAACGCTGACGTGCTCGTCTTCCTGTCTGGTCTCAACTACGACACGTACATGACCCCCGTCGTCAGGGGAGAGGCCCTCACGCCCGGCACCGGCAAGTTCTCCTTTGACGACTTCCCCAACTGGGGTCGCGACAAGCTCGTCGTCGAGCTCCACAACTACGAGAACAGCCAGGGCGACTGCACCAACCTGCAGAACAACCTCTACAACAACGGTTTCCAGGCCCTCACCGACCCCAGCGTGACCACCTTCCCCGTCATGCTGACCGAGTATGGCTTCAACATGATGGACAACAGCTGGCAGAGCGTCTACGCCACCTGCATCGCTCAATACATGCCCGCGCAGAAGGCCAGCTTCTTCATCTGGGTCGTGGCCGGCAGCTACTACACCAGACAGGGTACCCAGGACTTTGAGGAGAGCTGGGGCGTCCTGAACCACGACTGGTCCGACTGGAGGAACCCTACCTACGTGGAGCAGCAGCTCGTTCCACAGATTAAGGCTACTCTTGCATGA